The genomic region GAAGGGGACATGTTTTGAAAGAAACTCAAACCGACTGCCGCTTGAAATGAAGCGCCGGGAATAAATCCGGAAGAAAAGGTCGCCGTGTATGGCGCGATAAATCTTTTATGATTTTCTCCTCCTAAAGTTTTATTTTGCGAAGAAGAAATAGTGAGCGCGCTTTTCGGAATCCCGTACTCCAAGTATCCATACCCGCCCGACACCAAAGAAAAGATCACTGCGAACAAAATTACGCGTCGAATTAATTCGGGTTTAAAAAGCGCGGGAGTTTTTGAGATATAGGGGGTAGGAATTCTTTTCTTGCTCTCAACTACCCTCTCTCTCTCTCTTGCTACCGGTGTTTGAGAAAATGTTTTCTCTTTTTTTATGAGAGAGACCTTGCGTACCGAAGTTTCTTCGGTTGAAAATCTATTGGAAAACACAGGAGGGGTAGCGGGTGCTATGTTGGAAGCAAAAAAGGTTGCCGGAGGTATCCTTTCCTCTCCACTCTCGTGCTTTTCCATATGCGCCAAAAGGGACTCTTTATCCACGAATCGGGTACGTCCAACCAACTGACCTTTGACCTTTCCGCTTCGACAGAGCTGTCCGATATAATCGTGTGTATATCCCGTTATCTCGCCACCTCGTTTAGACGAGATGTAAATTTTTCCGTTGAATTCTAGCTCCTTTTCCATTTATGTATATTATAAACGGAGCAAAGTCTTTGTTCTACCAAAAAAGAGGGTGAGTTGTGGAAAAGAAACACTTCGCCCCGAGACGATCGGGACGAAGTGTTTCACTAGGCTTTCAAAGCGTTTCTCAGAGCATATATTTTACGCTCTCGCATTGACACTTTTCTTAATTTGATCTTTAAATTTATTGATTGCGAATATTTTCTTTTTATCCGCCTCTTTTTACTACACATTAAATACTCGCCGTACATTTTCTCTGATCTGATCTCTTACTTTTTCAAAAGATTCTCCCCTGATCTCAGATATTTTTTTCACTACTTCCACAACATACGCGGGTTCATTTCTTTCCCCGCGGTGTGGAACCGGAGTGACATACGGACAGTCTGTTTCCGTCATAATCATCTCAAGTGGAATGTTTTTTACCACTTCATCGTAGTCGTGCGTGAACGTGATCACTCCCGTGAACGAGAGCGTGAAATTGAGCGCTAAAAATTTTTGCGCCGTCTCTAAGTTTCCCGCGAAAAAATGAATGTTGCCGCGCAGTCTGTCTCCGTGTTCTTTTTTCTTTTGTGAAAGGATGGTGATCATATCATCGTATGCGTTGCGGCAATGGATCATCAGAGGTTTGTTAAACTCCACCGCAATATCAATGTGGCGTTCAAAGATTTCTTTCTGCCGTTTTTTGTTCTCTTCCGTTCCTTCGGTGCGGAAGAAATCCAACCCGCATTCTCCCACCGCGACCACTTTTTCCTGCGAGAGAAGTTCGCGAAAAAACTCTTCGTTAAAACTTTCACGCGCAGTGTCGTTCGGATGCAAACCAACTGACGCGAACACGTCCTCATGCACCTCTGCGAGTGCTACCGCTTTTTGTGAAGAATTTTTTTCAGTGCCGACAACA from Patescibacteria group bacterium harbors:
- a CDS encoding TatD family hydrolase, translated to MKFFDIHSHIQFPPYDADREEVISRMKKEEVGTIVVGTEKNSSQKAVALAEVHEDVFASVGLHPNDTARESFNEEFFRELLSQEKVVAVGECGLDFFRTEGTEENKKRQKEIFERHIDIAVEFNKPLMIHCRNAYDDMITILSQKKKEHGDRLRGNIHFFAGNLETAQKFLALNFTLSFTGVITFTHDYDEVVKNIPLEMIMTETDCPYVTPVPHRGERNEPAYVVEVVKKISEIRGESFEKVRDQIRENVRRVFNV